Proteins encoded within one genomic window of Micromonospora halotolerans:
- a CDS encoding amidohydrolase: MTNPSTLYRGGVLHCPADPSATALLVRDGRIAWLGADADAPAPDRVVELGGALVTPAFVDAHVHATDTGLALAGLDLSAVRSAAGLLEAVAAFAAALPSDAVVLGHGWDESSWAEPALPDAAALDRAAGGRKVYLSQASIHSALVSAALLAACPDAAGAAGYDPSGWLRRDAHHVVRAAALGSVTAAQRVAAQRTALRHAASLGIAAVHECGGPGTSDESDFTGLLAISGDGVPEVYGYWGELLGAAKARELGAVGAGGDLYADGALGSRTAHVSAAYLDGEPGACGHGYVTAEQVRDHLLDCAAHGLQGGFHAIGDAAIGTVLDGFAQAARKVGVDRLRAARHRVEHAEIMSKRLIAGFVEYGIVASMQPAFDRLWGGAGRMYESRLGLSRSLESNPMGAMHGVGVALAFGSDSPVTSLDPWGSVRAAAAHHNPAQRMSVRAAFAAHTRGGWRAVHLDNEGVLALGAPATFAVWDTPAGVERGLPVLQADDPEARGADDPTPLPVCRATVLRGDVIYQEGTSQ, translated from the coding sequence ATGACGAACCCCTCGACCCTGTACCGCGGCGGAGTGCTGCACTGTCCGGCCGACCCGAGCGCGACGGCGTTGCTGGTGCGTGACGGGCGGATCGCCTGGCTGGGCGCCGACGCCGACGCGCCGGCCCCCGACCGGGTGGTGGAGCTGGGTGGGGCGCTCGTGACGCCGGCGTTCGTCGACGCGCACGTGCACGCCACCGACACGGGGCTGGCCCTGGCGGGGCTGGACCTGTCGGCGGTGCGGTCGGCGGCCGGGCTGCTGGAGGCGGTGGCGGCGTTCGCCGCCGCGCTGCCCTCCGACGCGGTGGTGCTCGGGCACGGCTGGGACGAGTCGTCCTGGGCGGAGCCGGCCCTGCCCGACGCGGCGGCGCTGGACCGGGCGGCCGGGGGCCGCAAGGTGTACCTGTCGCAGGCGTCGATCCACTCGGCGCTGGTGTCGGCGGCGCTGCTGGCGGCCTGCCCGGACGCGGCGGGCGCCGCCGGCTACGACCCGTCGGGCTGGCTGCGCCGCGACGCCCACCACGTGGTGCGGGCCGCGGCGCTGGGCTCGGTGACGGCGGCGCAGCGGGTGGCCGCCCAGCGCACCGCGCTGCGGCACGCCGCGTCGCTGGGGATCGCCGCGGTGCACGAGTGCGGCGGCCCGGGCACCTCCGACGAGAGCGACTTCACCGGCCTGCTGGCGATCTCCGGCGACGGCGTGCCCGAGGTGTACGGGTACTGGGGTGAGCTGCTGGGCGCGGCGAAGGCCCGGGAGCTGGGCGCGGTCGGCGCCGGCGGCGACCTGTACGCCGACGGGGCGCTCGGGTCGCGCACCGCGCACGTGTCGGCGGCGTACCTGGACGGGGAGCCCGGCGCCTGCGGGCACGGCTACGTCACCGCCGAGCAGGTGCGCGACCACCTGCTGGACTGCGCGGCCCACGGGCTGCAGGGCGGCTTCCACGCGATCGGCGACGCGGCCATCGGCACGGTGCTGGACGGGTTCGCGCAGGCCGCGCGGAAGGTGGGCGTGGACCGGCTGCGGGCGGCCCGGCACCGGGTCGAACACGCCGAGATCATGAGCAAGCGGCTCATCGCCGGGTTCGTGGAGTACGGCATCGTGGCGTCGATGCAGCCGGCGTTCGACCGGCTGTGGGGCGGCGCCGGCCGGATGTACGAGTCGCGGCTGGGCCTGTCCCGGTCGCTGGAGTCCAACCCGATGGGCGCCATGCACGGGGTGGGGGTGGCGTTGGCGTTCGGGTCGGACTCGCCGGTGACGTCGCTGGACCCGTGGGGGTCGGTGCGGGCCGCGGCGGCGCACCACAACCCGGCGCAGCGGATGAGCGTGCGGGCGGCGTTCGCCGCGCACACCCGCGGCGGGTGGCGGGCGGTGCACCTGGACAACGAGGGGGTCCTCGCCCTCGGCGCACCGGCGACGTTCGCGGTGTGGGACACCCCGGCCGGGGTGGAGCGGGGGCTGCCCGTGCTGCAGGCCGATGACCCGGAGGCGCGCGGCGCGGACGACCCGACGCCGCTGCCGGTGTGCCGGGCCACGGTTCTGCGCGGTGACGTGATCTATCAGGAAGGCACTTCTCAGTGA
- the kdd gene encoding L-erythro-3,5-diaminohexanoate dehydrogenase, producing the protein MTSPVGLHRVVEPAGVLPQAAWRLDADPRIAANEVRIRVERLNLDAASFRQLSEKHGGDGEKVRAEVLEIISTRGKMQNPVTGSGGMLIGTVEEAGKRSPLGLRPGDRVATLVSLTLTPLTILDGLARWDGRSEQVPCDGYAILFARSIAAVLPDDLHPELSLAVLDVCGAPALTARVVAEQVARRRRENDPRPVTVAVIGGAGKSGSLSLAAARRAGAGRTVGVVPVAAERDALDAAGLADVVALADARDPVALSTAVTTALSTPADVTVVCVDVPGCEHGAVLATEDGGTVIFFSMATSFAAAALGAEGLAADVTMLVGNGYVPGHAALALDLLRGEPGVRRLFEARLAAD; encoded by the coding sequence GTGACGTCACCGGTGGGTCTGCACCGAGTCGTGGAACCGGCGGGGGTGCTGCCGCAGGCGGCGTGGCGGTTGGACGCCGATCCCCGGATCGCCGCCAACGAGGTGCGGATCCGGGTCGAGCGGCTGAACCTGGACGCGGCGAGCTTCCGGCAGCTGTCGGAGAAGCACGGCGGCGACGGGGAGAAGGTCCGCGCCGAGGTGCTGGAGATCATCTCGACCCGGGGGAAGATGCAGAACCCGGTCACCGGCTCCGGCGGCATGCTCATCGGCACGGTGGAGGAGGCCGGGAAGCGGTCCCCGCTCGGGCTGCGGCCGGGCGACCGGGTGGCCACCCTGGTGTCGCTGACGCTGACCCCGCTGACGATCCTCGACGGCCTGGCCCGCTGGGACGGGCGCAGCGAGCAGGTACCCTGCGACGGCTACGCGATCCTGTTCGCCCGGTCGATCGCCGCGGTCCTCCCGGACGACCTGCACCCGGAGCTGTCCCTGGCCGTGCTCGACGTGTGCGGGGCGCCGGCGCTGACCGCGCGGGTGGTCGCCGAGCAGGTGGCGCGGCGCCGCCGCGAGAACGACCCGCGCCCGGTGACCGTGGCGGTGATCGGCGGCGCCGGCAAGAGCGGCTCGCTGTCCCTGGCCGCCGCGCGGCGGGCCGGCGCCGGCCGTACCGTCGGGGTGGTGCCGGTGGCGGCGGAGCGCGACGCGCTCGACGCGGCCGGCCTGGCCGACGTGGTCGCGCTGGCCGACGCCCGCGACCCGGTCGCCCTGTCCACGGCGGTGACCACGGCGCTGAGCACCCCCGCCGACGTCACGGTGGTCTGCGTGGACGTGCCGGGCTGCGAGCACGGGGCGGTCCTCGCCACCGAGGACGGCGGCACGGTGATCTTCTTCTCGATGGCGACGAGCTTCGCGGCCGCCGCGCTGGGCGCCGAGGGTCTGGCCGCGGACGTGACCATGCTGGTCGGCAACGGGTACGTGCCGGGGCACGCCGCCCTGGCGCTGGACCTGCTGCGCGGCGAGCCGGGGGTGCGTCGTCTGTTCGAGGCCCGGCTGGCGGCAGACTGA
- a CDS encoding KamA family radical SAM protein — protein MTQTQPVETIPQPRHAPVAVPTAGQPYEYRRSPLVEPDWTRFPGWRHVTREQWENAQWQRVNCVKNIKQLRTVLGDLVDESFYADLEADQKALATMSMLVPPQMVNTMVPFEPMTTEAFLADPIRRYMIAVASDRRTDWPSHPYASRDSLHEHDMWVAEGLTHRYPTKVLAELLSTCPQYCGHCTRMDLVGNSTPAVDKLKLTLKPVDRYDAHIAYLKAHPGVRDVVVSGGDVANVPWKNLESYLMRLLEIETIRDIRLATKALMGLPQHWLQGDVVEGLERVARTAARRGVNLAIHTHVNHAQSITPLVARAAQTALDVGVRDVRNQGVLMRGVNATSADLLDLCFALQGEAGILPYYFYMCDMIPNAEHWRVPVWHAQQLQHDIMGYLPGYATPRIVCDVPFVGKRWVHMLTEYDRERGISYWTKNYRTSIESADLEALNKRYAYYDPIDTLPETGQAWWTAHRDD, from the coding sequence GTGACCCAGACCCAACCGGTTGAGACCATCCCTCAACCCCGTCACGCCCCGGTCGCCGTTCCGACCGCCGGGCAGCCGTACGAGTACCGCCGCAGCCCCCTGGTCGAACCCGACTGGACCCGCTTCCCCGGCTGGCGCCACGTCACCCGGGAGCAGTGGGAGAACGCCCAGTGGCAGCGGGTCAACTGCGTCAAGAACATCAAGCAGCTGCGCACCGTTCTGGGCGACCTCGTCGACGAGAGCTTCTACGCCGACCTCGAGGCCGACCAGAAGGCCCTGGCCACCATGTCGATGCTGGTGCCCCCGCAGATGGTCAACACCATGGTGCCGTTCGAGCCCATGACCACCGAGGCGTTCCTCGCCGACCCGATCCGCCGCTACATGATCGCCGTCGCCTCCGACCGGCGCACCGACTGGCCCTCCCACCCCTACGCCAGCCGCGACAGCCTCCACGAGCACGACATGTGGGTCGCCGAGGGGCTCACCCACCGCTACCCCACCAAGGTCCTCGCCGAGCTGCTGTCCACCTGCCCGCAGTACTGCGGGCACTGCACCCGCATGGACCTGGTCGGCAACTCCACCCCGGCCGTCGACAAGCTGAAGCTCACCCTCAAGCCCGTCGACCGCTACGACGCCCACATCGCCTACCTCAAGGCCCACCCCGGGGTCCGCGACGTGGTGGTCTCCGGCGGCGACGTGGCCAACGTGCCGTGGAAGAACCTCGAGTCCTACCTCATGCGGCTGCTCGAGATCGAAACCATCCGCGACATCCGCCTCGCCACCAAGGCCCTCATGGGCCTGCCCCAGCACTGGCTCCAGGGCGACGTCGTCGAGGGCCTCGAGCGGGTCGCGCGCACCGCCGCCCGCCGCGGCGTCAACCTCGCCATCCACACCCACGTCAACCACGCCCAGTCGATCACCCCGCTGGTCGCCCGGGCCGCCCAGACGGCCCTCGACGTCGGCGTCCGCGACGTCCGCAACCAGGGCGTGCTCATGCGCGGCGTCAACGCCACCAGCGCGGACCTGCTCGACCTCTGCTTCGCGCTACAGGGCGAAGCCGGAATCCTGCCGTACTACTTCTACATGTGCGACATGATCCCCAACGCCGAGCACTGGCGGGTCCCCGTCTGGCACGCCCAGCAGCTCCAGCACGACATCATGGGCTACCTGCCCGGCTACGCCACCCCGCGCATCGTCTGCGACGTCCCGTTCGTCGGCAAGCGCTGGGTGCACATGCTCACCGAGTACGACCGCGAACGCGGCATCTCCTACTGGACCAAGAACTACCGCACCTCGATCGAGTCCGCCGACCTGGAAGCGCTCAACAAGCGCTACGCCTACTACGACCCGATCGACACCCTGCCGGAGACCGGCCAGGCGTGGTGGACCGCCCACCGCGACGACTGA
- a CDS encoding helix-turn-helix domain-containing protein, whose translation MPGGRLTQQERQQIALGVADGLAYAEIARRLDRPTSTITREVMRNGGPTAYRADLAHRATERRSQRRRQTPARGPQAPSQAHGRDAEAVREYEEMFTTLLMQQGLPKMMSRVLTCLYTADAGSLTASELVGRLQVSPASVSKAITFLEGQGLIRRERDERRRERYVVDDDVFYQSTIAGAQSNAQLAEVARQGVSVLGPGTPAATRLESISRFVDFIAESLIRAAEQAREILYTKPGAGSGGVAAPRSDRSGG comes from the coding sequence ATGCCGGGAGGCAGGCTCACCCAGCAGGAACGCCAGCAGATCGCGCTGGGGGTGGCCGACGGCCTCGCCTACGCGGAGATCGCCAGACGTCTCGACCGGCCCACGTCGACGATCACCCGTGAGGTGATGCGCAACGGTGGCCCCACCGCCTACCGCGCGGACCTGGCCCACCGCGCCACCGAACGCCGCTCCCAGCGGCGCAGGCAGACGCCCGCGCGAGGGCCGCAGGCGCCGTCGCAGGCGCACGGGCGCGACGCCGAGGCGGTGCGCGAGTACGAGGAGATGTTCACGACCCTGCTCATGCAGCAGGGTCTGCCCAAGATGATGTCGCGGGTGCTGACGTGTCTCTACACGGCCGACGCGGGCAGCCTCACCGCGTCGGAACTGGTCGGGCGGCTCCAGGTCAGCCCGGCGTCGGTCTCCAAGGCGATCACGTTCCTGGAGGGCCAGGGCCTGATCCGCCGGGAACGCGACGAGCGCCGCCGCGAGCGCTACGTCGTCGACGACGACGTGTTCTACCAGAGCACGATCGCCGGCGCCCAGTCCAATGCCCAGCTCGCGGAGGTGGCGCGGCAGGGCGTCAGCGTCCTGGGTCCGGGCACCCCGGCCGCCACCCGCCTGGAGAGCATCTCGCGGTTCGTCGACTTCATCGCCGAGAGCCTCATCCGCGCCGCGGAGCAGGCCCGCGAGATTTTGTACACGAAGCCCGGAGCGGGTTCGGGCGGCGTCGCCGCACCGCGGTCGGATCGCAGCGGCGGCTGA
- a CDS encoding DUF4097 family beta strand repeat-containing protein, with the protein MQTFETPTPITAVLDIPAGRVQLTAADRADTTVDVRPADPAKSRDVTVAEQTRIHYSDGVLRIEATTRNQILGSSGFIEVTVQLPAGSRVQVKAASADLRAVGRFGDVTFQGAHGAITIDEAASAHLTTAAGDVTVGRLTGPAQISTAKGDIRIAEAARGTVALRTQAGDISVAAAHGVSASLDAGTTHGRIHNSLTNTDGAAAGLTIHATTAVGDIDARSL; encoded by the coding sequence ATGCAGACCTTCGAGACCCCCACCCCGATCACCGCAGTCCTCGACATCCCCGCCGGGCGCGTCCAGCTCACCGCCGCCGACCGGGCCGACACCACCGTCGACGTCCGGCCCGCCGACCCCGCCAAGAGCCGCGACGTGACGGTGGCGGAACAGACCAGGATCCACTACAGCGACGGCGTCCTGCGCATCGAGGCCACCACCCGGAACCAGATCCTCGGCAGCTCCGGATTCATCGAGGTCACCGTCCAGCTGCCCGCCGGCTCCCGCGTCCAGGTGAAGGCCGCCAGCGCCGACCTCCGAGCCGTCGGCCGGTTCGGCGACGTCACCTTCCAGGGCGCACACGGCGCCATCACGATCGACGAGGCCGCGAGCGCCCACCTCACCACCGCCGCCGGCGACGTCACCGTCGGCCGCCTCACCGGCCCCGCCCAGATCAGCACCGCCAAGGGCGACATCCGCATCGCCGAAGCCGCCCGCGGCACCGTCGCGCTCCGCACCCAGGCCGGCGACATCTCCGTCGCCGCCGCCCACGGCGTCTCCGCCTCCCTCGACGCCGGCACCACCCACGGCCGGATCCACAACTCCCTCACCAACACCGACGGCGCCGCCGCCGGCCTGACCATCCACGCCACCACCGCCGTCGGCGACATCGACGCCCGCAGCCTCTAG
- a CDS encoding ATP-binding cassette domain-containing protein, whose translation MTNLAIAANGLRKSYGDKVVLDGVDFAVPHGTIFSLLGPNGAGKTTAVKILSTLISPDPTSGPVRVGGHDLAADPRAVRTTIGVTGQFSAVDGLITGAENMLLMADLHHLSKRDGQRTTTELLERFDLTDAAGKPASTYSGGMKRRLDLAMTLVGNPRIIFLDEPTTGLDPRSRHNMWQIIRELVADGVTVFLTTQYLEEADQLADRIAVLNDGRIAAEGTAAELKRLIPGGHVQLRFEDPAAYARATSALRDTVRDDQALTLQIPSGGTQRELRAILDRLDDADVHADALTVHTPDLDDVFFALTGGARIPTQPKEALR comes from the coding sequence ATGACCAACCTGGCCATCGCGGCGAACGGACTGCGCAAGTCCTACGGCGACAAGGTCGTGCTCGACGGCGTCGACTTCGCCGTCCCGCACGGAACGATCTTCTCCCTGCTCGGCCCGAACGGCGCCGGCAAGACCACCGCCGTCAAGATCCTCTCCACCCTCATCTCCCCCGACCCCACCTCCGGACCCGTCCGCGTCGGCGGCCACGACCTCGCCGCCGACCCCCGGGCCGTCCGCACCACGATCGGCGTCACCGGCCAGTTCTCCGCCGTCGACGGCCTGATCACCGGCGCGGAGAACATGCTCCTCATGGCCGACCTGCACCACCTGTCCAAGCGCGACGGCCAGCGCACCACCACCGAACTGCTGGAACGCTTCGACCTCACCGACGCCGCCGGCAAGCCCGCCTCCACCTACTCCGGCGGCATGAAACGCCGCCTCGACCTCGCCATGACCCTCGTCGGCAACCCGCGGATCATCTTCCTCGATGAACCCACCACCGGCCTCGACCCCCGCAGCCGCCACAACATGTGGCAGATCATCCGCGAACTCGTCGCCGACGGCGTCACCGTCTTCCTCACCACCCAGTACCTGGAGGAGGCCGACCAGCTCGCCGACCGCATCGCCGTGCTCAACGACGGCAGGATCGCCGCCGAAGGCACCGCCGCGGAACTCAAACGGCTCATCCCCGGCGGACACGTCCAACTGCGCTTCGAGGACCCCGCCGCCTACGCGCGGGCCACCAGCGCGCTGCGCGACACCGTACGCGACGACCAGGCGCTCACCCTCCAGATCCCCAGCGGCGGCACCCAGCGCGAACTGCGCGCCATTCTCGACCGCCTCGACGACGCCGACGTGCACGCCGACGCCCTCACCGTCCACACCCCCGACCTCGACGACGTGTTCTTCGCCCTCACCGGCGGCGCCCGCATCCCCACCCAGCCCAAGGAGGCCCTCCGATGA